The Lepus europaeus isolate LE1 chromosome 5, mLepTim1.pri, whole genome shotgun sequence genome includes the window gccatagtggccatctggggggtgaaccaacggcaaaaggaagacctttctctctgtctctttctctctcactgtctaactctgcctgtcaaaaaaaaaaaaaaaaaaaaaagaaatgaaaaaataatatcatGCTAGCCCTGAGCCATGTAACCTGAGGTTCATTTCAGTAGCTGCCTCTTTTGTTTTGCAAATCTCATTTTCTCAGCTGTTAAAGGCTttgattttgtaattttatatttttctccacACATGTATTGAGGTGTAATtgacaaatagaaattaaatatatatatttttggggTCTATaacattttgatatatgtatacattgtaaaaTGGTTACCACAATCAAGTTAATTAGCACATCATCACATAGTtatctaggcttttttttttgtggtgagaatattcacgctctttttttttttttgacaggcagagtggacagtgagagagagagacagagagaaaggtcttccttttccattggttcaccccacagtggccgctgcggctggcgcaccgcgctgatccgaggccaggagccaggtgcttctcctagtctcccatgcaagtgcagggcccaaggacttgggccatcctccactgccctcccgggccacagcagagagatggacaggaagaggagcgaccaggacagaatccggtgccccgaccaggactagaacccagtgtgcccctcacagcaaatttcaagtatacaataCAGTATTATTAACTATAGTTACCAAGTCTTACATTGGGCCTCCAGAACTTGTTCATCTTGTAGCTGCAGGTTTGTACCCTTTTACCAGTGTCTCCTCATTTTCCTCACACCTTGACCTCTCCCCCCCTCTACCTGGACATCACCCTTCTACTACTTATGAGTTCAACTTGTTTAGATTACAcatgtgagtgagatcatgcagtatttgtctttttatgccTTGCACATATTACTTCTTTGCTGTTCAGGTTTAAAGAGCATCTACTGAGCAAGGTTTCCTTCCATAAAAATACTGTTCTGAAATTGCAATCAGGTAATAGCAATTCTACTAGCCAGCTAACCACATGGGTCTTCATCTTCTCCATTCTCAGTGATCCATGGAATGCAGAAAACACATATACCAAGTACTTACAGAAGCAGATGAAAATTGTTTCAACACACATTGCATAGACGCTGAAGAACCCATGTGCAATTAGGTAAGATCCAAAAATGACAGTCTGTAAATAAGAGAACCAACATGTCACCGACTTTGCCCAGAAGAACTATAATGCAAGGTATTTATGAAAGCCATGATGAGAGAGCTCTGAAGCACTCTGttggaaattattttaataggCAGACCAAAATATCCAATAATAATACTTTTGCATGTTTTTGGAATTTAAACTACATGTGCTAGATTATCTTCCCATTTTCTAAGCACTGCCCCCAACTGTGTACCAAAAATATCCCAGATTTAGGACACTGTGCGCTGAGGCCATAAAGCATAAAGGGTTAACAGCACATGCTGCCTAGGTATGAATCATAGCACAGGCACTCctcaagttacttaacctctctgggcttcCTACTAGCAatggggaggggcgtgggggcTGGAGAATGTGAGTGATAACAGTTTTATGACACATGGATTGAGTTAATATATTGCAATGTATACCACAGGGCTCCATCCAGATCTgttccccctgcctcctccccattCCCACTTGTTATGAATATAGGCTGCTGATGACTCAGCTGCCTCTCTCACTTGGAATTGCTCTCCCTGCAGGGAACTGCCTCACCCAAAGTCACACCTCCAACCACAGCTCAGCGTGTGGCCAACAGCTGCCTGATAATGCACACATGGGCCCATCCCTTATGCCAGAACTTCCGGTAATTACGTCTGAGGTCAGCGTGGGTCAGCTTATCCTGCTACCCTGTCCTCTCCTCCTCACTTCCTCACTTCCCTAGGAATGTATCTCAGGAAAGAACTTCCTAATTACCTTCTGCATAAATCTTGTTTTAGGGGTTGTTTCTAAGAAATCCAGTCTCTGAAGCAGAATGGAGGGTGACACAAAGTGAGACTGATAACACTAGCTATTATTTTTTCTACTCCTTTTCAGTTTTGATTTTGCTGTCTCTGGTAAATCATACAGTCAATAACACACAGctgctatggactgaattgtgAGCCCTACAAATTCCTAATCTCCAACACAATGGAAATAGAAGGTGAGGCTTTGGGGCGGAAGAGATGAGGTTAATATCCCTATGTGGGATTGGTGCTCTTATAAGAAGAGACACAAATATAAGGATATTGCAAAGTGTACTCCTGCACACCAGGAAAAGGACCTCCCCAGGAACTGAACTGGCTGGCACTTTGTTTGATCTTGGATATTCCAGCCTCCAGAAAGGTgaggaataaatttctgttgtccaagccacccagtctatgatATTGTGATAGCAGCTCCAACTAAGACACGAGCTCTTACCAGCAAAGGTACCCAGTAGTAATTTAAGGAAGTTGGCCCTTCCACAAGTGTTGGCATTCTTTCTGTGAAGAGTAAGAAGGCCAGGACACCTGCATTGAAAAGGCAGAGCATGTGGATTGTGCATTTGCAAAGGAAGATTGCTTTTTGTAGTAAAATAGTTTTCCAAGcatcttttaaactttttaaattattattactcACCTATTATCCCACAGACTAGAATTTTCCCCAGGATTAATATAAAGAATGTAACTTCATCTGTCACTGCAActctatcagaaaaaaaaaaaaaaaaaaagaaagtgtaattctatgtttaaaatACATTGTTCCTTGAAACTTATGGGAGTAAATAAATTATGAGTTAATTTTGATGTGTCTTGGCTGAAATTTTACttggaattttaaaatgcaagaaATGAAGATAGCACCAAGGATGGAGTTATTTTTAAGAAGTGAACAGAAGATGGCATTGTAGGGCCATTGGGTGCCCTGCAGTGGTGGTGTCGGCCTCTCTAGTTTAAGGTCAAAGACACCCGGAATCCTGAAAATGCTATATTTGTCCTCTGATTTTGCCCACTCAGGCTGCATCAGTTTTGGGAAATGACAACAGGAAGTGATGACAATGTATGGGACTGGTGTTGCAGAACAACAGCAGGTTAAGTGACGCAGTGcaaccactgggggagtgaaccagcagaggcaatatttgtctctacttctctattTATAATTCTgccttattaaataaataagtacataaataaattttttaaagaaaaccccAAAAGATAACAATGTGGATCCTTGGGGATTTCTTGAGTggaggagaaattaaaatgagtGAGTGCTGGTGGGTGTAAAGGCAGGTGGATGATGGAAGCAAAAATGCTAAGGCATGAAAGTAAATTAATGATATTTTGAAAGAGTAAAATCTATTAAATTAAAGATAAGGCCAAAACACTTCAAATAACATTCAAAGAGTGTGATGCTCAAGGTTCACTAACTCGTCTGTTGCAGTGTTTAGCCTGATTACTTACTTTACAATGTTTCTCATCAACAAATTGAAAGCATCTCTTGCTGATGTGCAGAAGTTTTCACCATACACTGCGATCTGAGGAAGACAGTTGATATTATTCTGTAATCAGTAACATACCCTAACAAGACCAAAGTACAATATAATGACAGGAAAACAGCCAAATTAATACCTGGGAACTGTGTCCTCAACTCTGCCCAGCTCTCATAGTCATTGACAGTAAGCTTGTGTCAAATGCTACATGCCCTTAAATTCCAGGGCATTACATAGTGTCAAAGACAGACCTTTTCCTCAACTTCTGGTTTTGAAATGTTTTGACTGGAGTTAAATATTATTAACTCCACATTAAAAATTGTTCTTAATGAACATGGaaatgcaggtatctctttcgtATTCTTATCTCATttccttggatatatacccacAAGTAGGATAGCTTCTTATGGCAGCTCAAtgtttagttttttgagaaatcttcatactgtcctctataatggctgtactagcttgCATTCTCACAGTGTTTAATGGTccccatttctccacatcctcaccagtatttattatttttgtctttttgaacaGCCATGGTAACTGGAGTGAGAAGAAActacattatggttttgatttttatttttctgatgggTTATGACatagagcatttttttcatgtatttgttggccatttatattttttcttttgagaaatatctattcagatactttgcccatttcttaactggattgtgtgtatgtgttgaaaCACTGCAGCATACCCCATTAAATTTACATGttaatctaaaaattaaaaaaaattaaaaattactgttAAGGAAATAGAGTGCCTTTCACTATACTGGACTTTTTGATTAAAATACACAATATAATACACTCATTGGAGATAAATCAATGACTATTTGAATCACTTTTCCAGACCCTGTCTTTGTGATAATGGCAGGTATTATAAGTTTTTAGCCTCTAACTTTAAGAAGAAttatttttctgagtctcttattaaaaaaaaatccatagaagTCTGCATATTCCAATAGGAAAAAAATTCAGTCAAGCATTGCCAGTGCCCACATAAGATTCATGAAAAGGATTAGACCCTtccttaaaattatataaattccaGAATTATAAAGAATTCTTCTCAGAGTGAATACAGAGTACTTAAGCTTTCTTCCAACTATAGTATGTTAAAAGCACAAACAATTTTCTATCTAGCACACTTTTAATCTCGCAAGGTAAACaatattttctctctcaaaataagATACTGAAGATAGTAATGAAGTATAATTAAGATACTATCTCAGCTAAGGAAGTATCTCTAATCATTCACTGGATTCTAATCATGCGTTGGATATCTCTAATCATATATTGCATTTATCAACATGTGATAAATTCAACTGTATGACATGAAACTGTTTTAGAGAGAGCAATGTAGACCTAGGGTTGGGTTTGCAAATGGGAAgcttataaataagaaataaccTACTTACCATAATATAggcatttttgtttaaaaattttaccaCATTTTCCAAACACCAGAAACAGCATTTTAGGCAGCATTGTAAGAATCTTGAAATGCTATTCTGAGCATCTATGAGAAGGAGGTATTTAAATCTATTAATGATTTGCAACAGAGTCTTATGAATCAAAATaatcatgaaatatttaaaattttattaaaatttttattgtgctAAAACAAACGTACtataaaatttgccattttaaacCATTATTAAGTGTACAAGTAAATTCATTGGCATTGagtacatttaatatattttataaaaataactagTATCCATTTTCAGAACATTTTATCACCTCAGGTAGAAATTCTATACCAATTCATCAATAATTCCTCTCTCAGTCCCTGGTAAGCTCTATTAAACTTCCAGTTTGTATAGATTTGCCTTTTCTAGGTACCTAtgcaaatggaatcatacaatagtTGTCCATTTGTATTTTGCGTATTTCATAGCATACTCTATTGAAGGCTcataatttcattcctttaaaaaaacactttttccattgtatttgaaaaggagagagatctttcatttattcactctccaaatgtctgcaacactgggtcaggctgaagccaggagtccagaattcagtctggatctcccatgtcagtgacaaggacccaagcacttaaaccatcatctgttgcctcccagggtgcacattagaggGCTAATGAATCAAGCACTTGTGCTTgaatcaagcactctgatatgagatgcagatatcccaagtggcatccaaACCAGTGCACCAAATTCTcacacttcattcctttttaaggttgaataatattccattgtatatatttgACATACTTGGTTTATCCACTCatctatttccagaaatttggGCTGTTTCCACCTATATTTACTTTCCTCCTATATTTACTGTAGAGAGTCTTATAgtttaactcttttatttaggtatttgattcattttgaggtAATTTTTGTACATGTATAAGGTAAGGGTCCAACTTCTCTCTTTTGCATGAGATATCCAGTTTTCCATCACCATGAATTGAAAAGACTGACTTTTCCCCATCAAACGGTCATATATATGggagtttatttctggaatttctattctattccaggTCTATATGTCTGTTCTATGGCAGTGGCACACTGTTTTGATTGCTGTAGCTTTGTTTTATTTCGAAATCAGGAAGTTTGATTATTCcacctttattctttattttcaagattgctttggctatctaAGGTGAATTCTAAGCAGATTTTATATGCTTGAAAGTTATATATGTCATAAATGAAGATTTATGCCTTGAAACCCACATTGTATTTTAAGCCCAACCTGACCTGAGCTTTAGAATAGGAACTGCTATCTGACATGTCCATCATGCTTCTCAAcagtaacttttttctttttcttttttaaaatttattttattttattattattttttatttttttgacaggcagagtggacagtgagaaagagagacagagagaaaggtcttccttttgccattggttcaccctccaatggccgccgcggctggcgcgctgtggccggcgcactgcgctgatccgatggcaagagccaggtgcttctcctggtctcccatgaggtgcagggcacaagcacttgggccatcctccactgcactccctggccacagcagagagctggcctggaagaggggcaaccgggacagaatccagcaccccgaccgggactagaacccggtgtgcaggcgctgcaaggcagaggattagcctagtgagctgcggtgccggccaacagtAACTTTTCAACTCTTGTAAAGACAAAGTtgttaatatgtttttaaaaattcacctcTACTGggtttcatattttaataaataagatcATATACTTTGCCTCTCTTTTCTTCACTACTGCTTCTCCCCTGCCAACTTAATCCTTCAGCAAGTCTCATTGGGGTTTCCTTCAAAACACATCCCAGACTTGACCACTTTCATCCCTCCTAGTCTATACCAAGTTACAGTCATCAGGCTACCCTCCCCATTGCCCCAAGCTATTATTTTCATAGAAGTCAGGAAGTCTGAGATAAATTCTGGAACCTTACTTTTAAGATGCCTGTCCATGTATTGTAGGACAATTCTAAACAACTGAATTAATGCAATAATTAAAGATCCAAATGCTAGGGATCCTGTGTGATATCTGtacaaagacaaaatgaaaatataagttgAAAGATCTTTATTATTAAGTAAAAGGATGCTAGCTGAAAAATTTTCACAGGCAAAAGGGAACTGCACAAGGAACGATAGGGCAGAGTTTTTGTGCTCTCTTATTCAGATTGATAAAGCTCTCCATAGATGGTTTTAATCTACATACTATCTTGCTCTTTATCTACAAAAATAATACCAATAGCCTGTCCTCATAAAATATGTTTGATGGAGCAGTGCAGATATGCAGTCAAATTAATCCTTAATCTTTCATATGGCATCCTTCTCTACCTCGTTCCTCTTCCAGTAACCTATGGCATTAGAAAGATATTGGACTGGGTGGAGATTATGAAACTGTGGTTATTAAAAACAGACAAGACAATGGATTTCCATGAATGTTGAATTGCACTTTTAGTTTCGCCTGAATTAACTAACTAGCTAAGACTGAGTTATAAGCACACTAAATACAATAGAGGAGAAGGATGGAGTGTTCAACATGAAGCTTACCGTATGGCTCGTCCAAATGCAGTAAAAAGTGGATGTGGTGGGATGTCATCAGGTTTATTCACGGTCCAGTAATAAGTAGCAAAGGCACCAGAAAGGGCACACTGACCCAATGCAATGACAAAATTTATAagccagagaaagacaaatagatTGTACACATGGAAGGTAGAGATGTATTGATGGTACAGACTTTTTCCACCATAGAAAGCAAAGTTACACAAAGCCCCAGGGCAAACTTTCGGAACATCGGTTGTATTAAAAGTCtgcactcagaaaaaaaaaaacaacaacaacatgagAATATAATATTAAATACCATTCCAAGATAATACCTTCTTGCCCCCTTCCTCTTTTGTAGAGCCCATAAATGCATGTCCTATTTTTTTCTCTACTGGCTTCTGCTATTACTCTATTTCTACCACATCTCTTCATACACCTTTTTACTGAGCTTTGGAAAATGCACTGTTTTCTCCAATAGGCTAGTCACTCTGCTCCTACCATAATTTCTCATTTATTAGTGCTATTGGTGCCAATACCTTCCTCTTGGATATATGATATGATACAAAAGCTCAGTAAATAATTCTAGTGCTTTATCTGCACTTTCCCCTACAGTTCTCAATGCTCTGCTGCTAACACTTAACCCACGCTCCCCTCCTGTAGAGAGTGACCCCCATCAGTGTCTAGGATCTCTGTTTCAGAATGATTCCTACAACTGCAAGGTGAAATGTAGTAAAATTCTGTATTGAAGTAAGGAGGTGAGAGAATTTCTTTTACTTACCTCTGGGTCACaggttttattttcatgtatacATTGCCCCTGTGGGGTTACGACTCTGTATACAGGTATCCCCGATGTAGCCAAGAAACTGGATGAACTCTATTAAGAATAAACTATTTTTCTGATAGATTGAAAATAAATGGGCAAGAAAATAATGCAGATAGCTGAAAATTCACTGGTGAGTTTAACttaaaaaaactgaatattttGATAATTCATACAATTTTTAGGTCTAGATTAACATAATGTGTGCCAGCTGCATTGAGTGggtccttaaaaaaataaaatatgtaggaGCTTTGTTAGACTATTGCTGAAGAGAAGTGTTGTATGTAACAAAACAAATCTGCCATGTGACCAATATGAAGGGAACTTCAGTCAGTAGACTGAAACTTTTTAGGGcttgagaaagaaaaatccaGTTATTTCCTTAGAAAATTCCTCCTCTTTTCAGGGATAGAAGACACTGGGCAGAAACTTGTCATCCCTGAATAGAAATGTGGACCTGAAGTTTAAAGAGGTTAATTACTAAAGGATACACTGCAGTCACAGCCCAGTAGGAAATACAGATTGAGAGCAAAATGAAAGTTAGAACTGGATAAAGTAATGTACCAGGAATGCATCCAATGGctctgaaataaaacaaatagttGAAATTCAAAATGCTATTTGAATCAGAGCTGTATTTTGTCAATTTAACTTTTGTCTGTTGGAACTAGAAATAAGGCTTATGCTGAGTTAATACTAAGAACAATGGTCATAACCCTGACCTTTTTGGTCTGATCATTCTGATCTATTCTTAATgtgtttcagattttatttattcatctttaaaaataaattgagacATTACTCCAGTGTTCTTATGTTTGATTCCTTCCTAAAGTCCCTGAAACTCTGTTCTTTTTGGTTATTTCTGTCTGATCCATAAGTATTTGATGCATTGTAATCATGCAATTTCTTCCTTTGTttagatttttgtattttaaaaatatttattgatttgaaaagcagtgggGGGCAAGGAGGGGGAGTTCTAAtattcactgtttcacttcccaaatgtccacaacagctgggattaggccaggctgaagctaggagccagaaactcaatctggtctcttACCTGGGtgggcaggaactcaatctggcttcctacatgggtagctggaccccaaggactggagccatcacctgtttcctcccaggcgcattagtagaaagctggatcagaagtgtggagtagctgggatttgaaccaatcactttgatatgggatgcaggcaattcCAAgttgttgcaccacaatgctcaccccagattattagatttttaaaactggaaggctgcaacagctggaactgtgctgacctgaagctaggattcaggagcttcgtcctggtctcccacacgggtgcaggggcccaaggacttgggccatcctctactgctttcccaggccatagcagagagctggatcaaaagtggagcagccagcacttgaaccggcacccatatgggatgccagcactgcaggtggcggtttacccattatgccacagcatcgtCCCCTACCTTTGGATGAACACATTGAGTGATGGGAACTTATTTTCATATCATACAACTTATTCCATTTCCTTAACAAAGTATCAGAAAGTTCTCCCTTATCTGGCTGCTTATAACTTACATCCTCTAACTTCTGAGGTAGAGATGAGTATTCTATCACATTTTCCACATAGCAACCCCAACCCctcccccgcctttttttttttttttacctaggaTAATCATTTCTTTGATGGTTTATCATAGGACATAATTTGTGAAATGCTCACCATCCTACTTGTGCAAtctctattttattaaaaattatttgagagacaatcatacacacacacacacacacagaaacagaaaaggggagagagcaagagttcccatctgctgattcactccccaaatgcacctAATGACTGGGACTTTCTGTATCACACCTAGGAATAcagctcaggtctcccaggtgggtagcaggaactcagttacttgacccatcactactgcctccctgagtctgcattagcaggaatctggagtcaggagctagaaccaggtatcaaacccaggtagtccaatgtgggatgctggcattttaactggtgtcttaactgcaaggctaaaTACTCATCCTCTAACTACTTCTCTTAAATGACTGTTTCAGTAAATGACACTGGGTTAGACACAATGCTGTTTGATATACTAAGAAAAATGATGAAACTAGTACCACTCAAAACGCATTGTATTTCTTAGATTTCTTTTGCATCTGTTACCTTCTTCATCTCACTGTTTCAGCAATGCTGTTATCTCACTTCTGTGTACACTGACTTAAAGTGAATTATGGAATGTTTTAGGTTTACTCTATGTTCTCATGTCCATTTATTCTGAACTTTATTTTTCCCTGAGTAAACTATCAACCTGTCACAGTCCTATTGGCcctataacacacacacacacacacacatttagggACATAACAAGTGGGGCAAGTCAAAATGAACTGcacaataatatattatttaagaaataaacccAGTAAATCAGCAGTTTTCAGTGGCTAATGATAGGTTGTCAGTATTGTGGGGAAAGAGGAGTTTAACAAACTGCTTGTTAACTATTTAAACCACTGGCTTCAGGTGGCCCTATTATTACAGTAATCATATGGCAATTTTGTTAAAACAGtcctttaaagacaattaaaaataatttggttcTTGGCCTCAACAAGTTAGTTTTCATCATTCTAAGCAGAGAGTATGGTCTCTTTGCTTTACAGTaattttttccttgtttctttcatGCATTATTCAAAAGTTTAGAGTATGTATTATCTTCAAGTGACCTTTTGGAATAGTTTGGAAACTATAGGTATTATTACATCTTAGCCTGAATTTTAtgaaagaatgtttattttgtaatgcattaataaaaaattattctgGGTATAAAGCAATCTGGAATTATGAGCTGTGAACAAAAATGTATAATCTGATGGTGCCAGAATCAATTGTCCTATTAGAAATATTTGTCACAAATAGAAATGGTAATAGTACATAATTAACGTTACAGAATTATAGTTATTTAAGGTTCTACAAATGATCTTAGCATTAATATTAACATTAACATATTACCCACTATGAAAATAGCATAACATGTAATACTGCTTTTACCTAGTACTTTATCACTTATTTTCACATGTTATTTTCCAAACATACATTTAATGTTCAAAAATTCTAATACAC containing:
- the SLC44A5 gene encoding choline transporter-like protein 5 isoform X2; translation: MSDKEEPPDSPFEEQDFGEPRAYDADFKGPIADRNCTDVLCCLVFLLFIFGYILLGLVAWVHGDPRRVAYPTDSQGHFCGQKGTPNENKTILFYFNLFSCTSPSVMINLQCPTTQICVSKCPEKFLTYVEMQILYKRDKSYWEYYSQFCKPTAKPVKTLPEILLDNDCPTAIFPGKPFLQRCFPDFSTKNGTLTVGSRTLFEDGNGKTRNVIELREAANGINKILDARSVGLKVFEDYATTWHWILIGLTIAMVLSWMFLILMRFIAGFLFWFFMFGVLGIIGYGIWYCYQEYSNLQEHPGSTLTIYDIGIQTNINMYFHLKQTWFILMVLLCITEVTITLMLIFLRKQIRVAIILVKEGSRAIGCIPGTLLYPVLTFILLSICISYWAVTAVFLATSGIPVYRVVTPQGQCIHENKTCDPETFNTTDVPKVCPGALCNFAFYGGKSLYHQYISTFHVYNLFVFLWLINFVIALGQCALSGAFATYYWTVNKPDDIPPHPLFTAFGRAIRYHTGSLAFGSLIIALIQLFRIVLQYMDRHLKNAQNSISRFLQCCLKCCFWCLENVVKFLNKNAYIMIAVYGENFCTSARDAFNLLMRNIVKVAVTDEVTFFILILGKILVCGIIGVLAFLLFTERMPTLVEGPTSLNYYWVPLLTVIFGSYLIAHGFFSVYAMCVETIFICFCKYLVYVFSAFHGSLRMEKMKTHVVSWLVELLLPDCNFRTVFLWKETLLSRCSLNLNSKEVICARHKKTNTA
- the SLC44A5 gene encoding choline transporter-like protein 5 isoform X3, with the translated sequence MSDKEPPDSPFEEQDFGEPRAYDADFKGPIADRNCTDVLCCLVFLLFIFGYILLGLVAWVHGDPRRVAYPTDSQGHFCGQKGTPNENKTILFYFNLFSCTSPSVMINLQCPTTQICVSKCPEKFLTYVEMQILYKRDKSYWEYYSQFCKPTAKPVKTLPEILLDNDCPTAIFPGKPFLQRCFPDFSTKNGTLTVGSRTLFEDGNGKTRNVIELREAANGINKILDARSVGLKVFEDYATTWHWILIGLTIAMVLSWMFLILMRFIAGFLFWFFMFGVLGIIGYGIWYCYQEYSNLQEHPGSTLTIYDIGIQTNINMYFHLKQTWFILMVLLCITEVTITLMLIFLRKQIRVAIILVKEGSRAIGCIPGTLLYPVLTFILLSICISYWAVTAVFLATSGIPVYRVVTPQGQCIHENKTCDPETFNTTDVPKVCPGALCNFAFYGGKSLYHQYISTFHVYNLFVFLWLINFVIALGQCALSGAFATYYWTVNKPDDIPPHPLFTAFGRAIRYHTGSLAFGSLIIALIQLFRIVLQYMDRHLKNAQNSISRFLQCCLKCCFWCLENVVKFLNKNAYIMIAVYGENFCTSARDAFNLLMRNIVKVAVTDEVTFFILILGKILVCGIIGVLAFLLFTERMPTLVEGPTSLNYYWVPLLTVIFGSYLIAHGFFSVYAMCVETIFICFCKYLVYVFSAFHGSLRMEKMKTHVVSWLVELLLPDCNFRTVFLWKETLLSRCSLNLNSKEVICARHKKTNTA
- the SLC44A5 gene encoding choline transporter-like protein 5 isoform X5 encodes the protein MSDKGEPRAYDADFKGPIADRNCTDVLCCLVFLLFIFGYILLGLVAWVHGDPRRVAYPTDSQGHFCGQKGTPNENKTILFYFNLFSCTSPSVMINLQCPTTQICVSKCPEKFLTYVEMQILYKRDKSYWEYYSQFCKPTAKPVKTLPEILLDNDCPTAIFPGKPFLQRCFPDFSTKNGTLTVGSRTLFEDGNGKTRNVIELREAANGINKILDARSVGLKVFEDYATTWHWILIGLTIAMVLSWMFLILMRFIAGFLFWFFMFGVLGIIGYGIWYCYQEYSNLQEHPGSTLTIYDIGIQTNINMYFHLKQTWFILMVLLCITEVTITLMLIFLRKQIRVAIILVKEGSRAIGCIPGTLLYPVLTFILLSICISYWAVTAVFLATSGIPVYRVVTPQGQCIHENKTCDPETFNTTDVPKVCPGALCNFAFYGGKSLYHQYISTFHVYNLFVFLWLINFVIALGQCALSGAFATYYWTVNKPDDIPPHPLFTAFGRAIRYHTGSLAFGSLIIALIQLFRIVLQYMDRHLKNAQNSISRFLQCCLKCCFWCLENVVKFLNKNAYIMIAVYGENFCTSARDAFNLLMRNIVKVAVTDEVTFFILILGKILVCGIIGVLAFLLFTERMPTLVEGPTSLNYYWVPLLTVIFGSYLIAHGFFSVYAMCVETIFICFCKYLVYVFSAFHGSLRMEKMKTHVVSWLVELLLPDCNFRTVFLWKETLLSRCSLNLNSKEVICARHKKTNTA
- the SLC44A5 gene encoding choline transporter-like protein 5 isoform X4, which encodes MSRKRKPRSLKGEPRAYDADFKGPIADRNCTDVLCCLVFLLFIFGYILLGLVAWVHGDPRRVAYPTDSQGHFCGQKGTPNENKTILFYFNLFSCTSPSVMINLQCPTTQICVSKCPEKFLTYVEMQILYKRDKSYWEYYSQFCKPTAKPVKTLPEILLDNDCPTAIFPGKPFLQRCFPDFSTKNGTLTVGSRTLFEDGNGKTRNVIELREAANGINKILDARSVGLKVFEDYATTWHWILIGLTIAMVLSWMFLILMRFIAGFLFWFFMFGVLGIIGYGIWYCYQEYSNLQEHPGSTLTIYDIGIQTNINMYFHLKQTWFILMVLLCITEVTITLMLIFLRKQIRVAIILVKEGSRAIGCIPGTLLYPVLTFILLSICISYWAVTAVFLATSGIPVYRVVTPQGQCIHENKTCDPETFNTTDVPKVCPGALCNFAFYGGKSLYHQYISTFHVYNLFVFLWLINFVIALGQCALSGAFATYYWTVNKPDDIPPHPLFTAFGRAIRYHTGSLAFGSLIIALIQLFRIVLQYMDRHLKNAQNSISRFLQCCLKCCFWCLENVVKFLNKNAYIMIAVYGENFCTSARDAFNLLMRNIVKVAVTDEVTFFILILGKILVCGIIGVLAFLLFTERMPTLVEGPTSLNYYWVPLLTVIFGSYLIAHGFFSVYAMCVETIFICFCKYLVYVFSAFHGSLRMEKMKTHVVSWLVELLLPDCNFRTVFLWKETLLSRCSLNLNSKEVICARHKKTNTA
- the SLC44A5 gene encoding choline transporter-like protein 5 isoform X1 — translated: MSRKRKPRSLKEEPPDSPFEEQDFGEPRAYDADFKGPIADRNCTDVLCCLVFLLFIFGYILLGLVAWVHGDPRRVAYPTDSQGHFCGQKGTPNENKTILFYFNLFSCTSPSVMINLQCPTTQICVSKCPEKFLTYVEMQILYKRDKSYWEYYSQFCKPTAKPVKTLPEILLDNDCPTAIFPGKPFLQRCFPDFSTKNGTLTVGSRTLFEDGNGKTRNVIELREAANGINKILDARSVGLKVFEDYATTWHWILIGLTIAMVLSWMFLILMRFIAGFLFWFFMFGVLGIIGYGIWYCYQEYSNLQEHPGSTLTIYDIGIQTNINMYFHLKQTWFILMVLLCITEVTITLMLIFLRKQIRVAIILVKEGSRAIGCIPGTLLYPVLTFILLSICISYWAVTAVFLATSGIPVYRVVTPQGQCIHENKTCDPETFNTTDVPKVCPGALCNFAFYGGKSLYHQYISTFHVYNLFVFLWLINFVIALGQCALSGAFATYYWTVNKPDDIPPHPLFTAFGRAIRYHTGSLAFGSLIIALIQLFRIVLQYMDRHLKNAQNSISRFLQCCLKCCFWCLENVVKFLNKNAYIMIAVYGENFCTSARDAFNLLMRNIVKVAVTDEVTFFILILGKILVCGIIGVLAFLLFTERMPTLVEGPTSLNYYWVPLLTVIFGSYLIAHGFFSVYAMCVETIFICFCKYLVYVFSAFHGSLRMEKMKTHVVSWLVELLLPDCNFRTVFLWKETLLSRCSLNLNSKEVICARHKKTNTA